A portion of the Elusimicrobiota bacterium genome contains these proteins:
- a CDS encoding PIG-L family deacetylase, with amino-acid sequence MSQPYADFVREFESLLERAVRLPRGGLRPAPRPAPKPDAPLALILAPHPDDECIVGALPLRLQREGGWRVAVAPVTLGSRPERREARLAEFRDACAFLGWDALSLQDGGLADLLRRESPRLVLIPHAEDANSTHRRVHGLAVSAMRSLGSGFRCAVAETEYWSTMPDPNLMVETPAEAAGDLVAALSFHKGEIERNPYHVLLPCWLADGARRGAELVGGQGASAPAFRLAALYRLSAWNGSALARAAGPGRVAAAGADLAVIVGP; translated from the coding sequence GTGAGCCAGCCCTACGCCGACTTCGTGCGGGAGTTCGAGTCGCTTCTCGAGCGGGCCGTGCGCCTGCCGCGCGGGGGCCTGCGCCCCGCGCCCCGTCCCGCGCCGAAGCCGGACGCTCCCCTGGCGCTCATCCTCGCGCCGCATCCCGACGACGAGTGCATCGTCGGCGCCCTGCCCCTGCGCCTCCAGCGCGAGGGAGGTTGGCGCGTCGCCGTCGCGCCGGTCACCTTGGGCTCGCGCCCGGAGCGCCGGGAGGCGCGCCTGGCCGAGTTCCGCGACGCCTGCGCCTTCCTCGGCTGGGACGCTCTGTCCCTGCAGGACGGCGGCCTGGCCGACCTCCTGCGCCGCGAGAGCCCTCGTCTCGTGCTGATCCCGCACGCCGAGGACGCGAACTCCACTCACCGCCGCGTCCACGGCCTCGCCGTGTCGGCGATGCGCTCGCTCGGGTCGGGCTTCCGATGCGCCGTCGCGGAGACCGAGTACTGGTCGACCATGCCCGACCCGAACCTGATGGTCGAGACGCCGGCCGAGGCCGCGGGCGACCTCGTCGCCGCGCTCTCGTTCCATAAGGGCGAGATCGAGCGCAACCCCTACCACGTCCTCCTGCCGTGCTGGCTCGCCGACGGCGCGCGCCGCGGCGCGGAGCTCGTCGGCGGCCAGGGCGCGTCCGCGCCCGCATTCCGGCTCGCCGCGCTCTACCGCCTCTCGGCGTGGAACGGCTCCGCGCTCGCGCGCGCGGCGGGTCCGGGCCGCGTCGCGGCCGCCGGCGCGGACCTCGCGGTCATCGTCGGCCCGTGA
- a CDS encoding YtxH domain-containing protein, whose protein sequence is MLFAALPQEAWGALLGAIAGYAYYRFVGCVTGTCPLTSNPYVSTLYGAVLGFVLTGRR, encoded by the coding sequence ATGCTTTTCGCCGCCCTGCCCCAGGAGGCCTGGGGCGCCTTGCTCGGAGCCATCGCCGGCTACGCCTACTACCGCTTCGTGGGCTGCGTCACGGGGACCTGCCCGCTGACGTCGAACCCCTACGTCAGCACGCTCTACGGGGCGGTGCTGGGCTTCGTCCTCACGGGCCGACGATGA
- the trxA gene encoding thioredoxin, giving the protein MSHIEITDANFKTEVLNSPIPVVVDFWAPWCGPCRMLGPIVEELAAEYEGRVKIGKLNTDENPAATEALGISAIPTMMFFKGGALVDRATGVMPKAALKSHIDRIL; this is encoded by the coding sequence ATGAGCCATATCGAGATCACGGACGCGAACTTCAAGACGGAGGTCCTCAACAGCCCGATCCCCGTCGTCGTCGACTTCTGGGCGCCCTGGTGCGGGCCGTGCCGGATGCTCGGCCCGATCGTCGAGGAGCTGGCCGCCGAATACGAGGGCCGGGTCAAGATCGGCAAACTCAACACCGACGAGAACCCGGCGGCGACCGAGGCACTCGGCATCTCGGCGATCCCGACGATGATGTTCTTCAAGGGCGGCGCGCTGGTGGACCGCGCCACGGGCGTGATGCCTAAGGCGGCGCTGAAGTCGCACATCGACCGGATCCTGTGA